In the genome of Sebastes umbrosus isolate fSebUmb1 chromosome 14, fSebUmb1.pri, whole genome shotgun sequence, one region contains:
- the usp7 gene encoding ubiquitin carboxyl-terminal hydrolase 7 isoform X1, which translates to MNHHHHHTQQQQQQKAGEQQLSEPEDMEMEAGDTDDPPRIPANPVINGNVAMADGHNNTEEDMEDDTSWRSEATFRFVVERFSRLSESVLSPSCFVRNLPWKIMVMPRFYPDRPHQKSVGFFLQCNAESDSTSWSCHAQAMLKIINYKDDEKSFSRRISHLFFHKENDWGFSNFMSWSDVTDPERGFVDDDKVTFEVYVQADAPHGVAWDSKKHTGYVGLKNQGATCYMNSLLQTLFFTNQLRRAVYMMPTEGDDSSKSVPLALQRVFYELQHSDKPVGTKKLTKSFGWETLDSFMQHDVQELCRVLLDNVENKMKGTCVEGTIPKLFRGKMVSYIQCKHVDYRSERIEDYYDIQLSIKGKKNIFESFKDYVATEQLDGDNKYDAGEHGLQEAEKGVKFLTFPPILHLQLMRFMYDPQTDQNIKINDRFEFPDQLPLDEFLQKPDSKDPANYILHAVLVHSGDNHGGHYVVYLNPKGDGKVSVKEPIWCKFDDDVVSRCTKEEAIEHNYGGHDDDLSVRHCTNAYMLVYIRESKLSEVLLPMTDVDIPQQLVERLQEEKRVEAQKRKERQEAHLYMQVQIVTEDQFCGHQGNDMYDEEKVKYTVFKVLKSSTLQEFVQTLSQTMGFPQDQMRLWPMQARSNGTKRPAMLDYEADCSKSMIDLSDNENPWTIFLETVDPEMAASGATLPKFDKDHDVMLFLKMYDPKTRSLNYCGHIYTPISCKIRDLLPVMCERAGFQQETSLILYEEVKPNLTERIQDYDVSLDKALDELMDGDIIVFQKDDPENDSSELPTAKEYFRDLYHRVDVIFCDKTIHNDPGFVVTLSNRMNYFQVAKTVAQRLNTDPMLLQFFKSQGYRDGPGNPLRHNYEGTLRDLLQFFKPRQPKKLYYQQLKMKITDFENRRSFKSIWLNSQFREEEITLYPDKHGCVRDLLEECKKAVELSEKGSEKLRLLEIVSYKIIGVHQEDELLECLSPAASRTFRIEEIPLDQVDLDKDSEMLIPVAHFHKEVFGTFGIPFLLKIRQGESFREVMRRIQTMLDIQEKEFEKFKFAIVMMGRHQYITEDEYEVNLKDFEPQPGNMSHPRPWLGLDHFNKAPKRGRYTYLEKAIKIHN; encoded by the exons atgaaccaccaccatcaccacacgcagcagcagcagcagcagaaagccGGCGAGCAGCAGCTCAGCGAGCCAGAGGACATGGAGATGGAAG CTGGGGACACAGACGACCCTCCAAGAATCCCGGCCAACCCCGTGATCAATGGTAACGTGGCCATGGCAGATggacacaacaacacagaggaggacatggaggatg ACACCAGTTGGCGGTCAGAGGCGACTTTCCGCTTTGTGGTAGAACGCTTCAGCCGCCTGAGTGAGTCTGTGCTCAGCCCGTCCTGCTTTGTCCGGAACCTTCCGTGGAAGATAATGGTGATGCCGCGCTTCTACCCCGACCGGCCACACCAGAAGAGCGTCGGCTTCTTCCTGCAGTGTAACGCAGAATCAGACTCCAC GTCATGGTCGTGCCACGCACAGGCCATGCTGAAGATCATAAACTACAAAGACGATGAGAAGTCTTTCAGCCGCAGGATCAGTCACCTGTTCTTCCACAAAGAGAATGACTGGGGCTTCTCCAACTTCATGTCCTGGAGT GATGTGACTGATCCAGAGAGGGGCTTCGTTGATGACGACAAAGTCACATTTGAAGTCTATGTCCAGGCAGATGCCCCACATGGAGTGGC ATGGGACTCTAAGAAACACACAGGCTATGTTGGACTAAAGAACCAGGGAGCTACCTGCTACATGAACAGCCTGCTACAGACACTCTTCTTCACCAACCAGCTACGACGG GCGGTGTACATGATGCCCACAGAAGGCGACGACTCGTCCAAGAGCGTTCCCCTGGCACTGCAGAGGGTTTTCTACGAGCTGCAACACAGCGACAAACCCGTCGGCACCAAGAAACTCACCAAGTCCTTTGG ATGGGAAACACTAGATAGCTTCATGCAACATGATGTACAGGAGCTGTGCAGAGTG ctccTGGACAATGTGGAGAACAAAATGAAAGGCACCTGTGTTGAGGGAACAATCCCTAAGCTCTTCAGAGGAAAGATGGTG TCATATATCCAGTGCAAGCATGTGGACTACCGGTCAGAGCGGATAGAGGACTACTATGACATCCAGCTTAGCATAAAAGGAAAGAAGAACA TCTTCGAGTCATTCAAAGATTATGTTGCAACCGAACAGTTAGACGGCGACAACAAATACGACGCAGGAGAGCATGGCCTGCAG GAAGCAGAGAAGGGGGTGAAGTTCCTTACCTTCCCTCCGATCCTCCATCTGCAGCTGATGAGGTTCATGTACGACCCACAGACCGACCAAAACATCAAGATTAATGACAG GTTTGAGTTTCCGGATCAGTTACCCCTGGATGAGTTCCTTCAGAAGCCAGACTCCAAGGACCCAGCCAACTACATCCTGCACGCCGTGCTTGTGCACAGCGGGGACAACCATGGCGGTCACTACGTCGTCTATCTTAACCCAAAAGGAGACGGCAAAGTCAGTGTCAAGGAACCAATA TGGTGCAAGTTTGATGATGACGTGGTGTCGCGGTGCACCAAGGAGGAGGCCATAGAGCACAACTATGGCGGACATGATGATGACCTCTCAGTGCGCCACTGCACCAACGCATACATGTTGGTGTACATCCGTGAGTCCAAGCTCA GCGAGGTGCTCCTGCCAATGACTGACGTGGACATCCCGCAGCAGCTGGTGGAGCGTCTGCAGGAGGAGAAAAGGGTGGAGGCACAGAAGAGGAAGGAGCGCCAAGAGGCTCACCTCTACATGCAGGTCCAG ATAGTAACAGAGGACCAGTTCTGTGGTCATCAGGGCAACGACATGTATGATGAGGAGAAGGTGAAGTACACAGTCTTCAAGGTCCTGAAGAGCTCTACGCTGCAAGAGTTTGTCCAGACCCTCTCCCAGACCatg GGATTCCCACAGGACCAGATGAGGCTGTGGCCCATGCAGGCCCGGAGCAATGGCACCAAGCGGCCCGCCATGCTCGACTACGAGGCCGACTGCAGCAAGTCG ATGATCGACTTGAGCGACAATGAGAACCCCTGGACAATATTCCTCGAGACGGTGGATCCAGAGATGGCGGCCAGCGGGGCCACATTACCCAAGTTCGACAAAGACC ATGATGTCATGTTGTTCTTGAAGATGTACGACCCCAAAACCAGAAGCTTAAATTATTGTGGACATATCTACACACCTATATCCTGCAAAATAA GAGACCTTCTACCAGTCATGTGTGAGAGAGCAGGGTTTCAGCAGGAAACTAGCCTTATCCTCTATGAG GAAGTAAAGCCCAATCTAACGGAGCGGATACAGGACTATGATGTCTCTCTGGACAAGGCCCTGGATGAGCTCATGGACGGGGACATCATTGTCTTCCAGAA GGACGACCCAGAGAACGACAGCAGCGAGCTGCCTACGGCCAAGGAGTATTTCCGGGATCTCTACCACCGGGTGGACGTCATTTTCTGTGACAAGACCATCCACAACGACCCTGGCTTCGTGGTCACACTCTCTAACCGCATGAACTATTTTCAG GTGGCCAAGACAGTAGCGCAGAGGTTGAACACAGATCCCATGCTGCTGCAGTTCTTCAAGTCACAGGG GTACAGGGACGGTCCAGGGAATCCTCTCAGACACAACTATGAGGGAACGCTGCGGGACCTGCTGCAATTCTTCAAGCCTCGGCAGCCCAAGAAACTCTACTATCAGCAG TTGAAGATGAAGATAACAGACTTTGAGAACAGGAGGAGTTTTAAATCCATATGGCTCAACAGCCAGTTCAGAGAGGag GAGATCACCCTCTACCCTGACAAGCACGGCTGTGTGCGGGACCTTTTGGAAGAATGTAAAAAGGCAGTGGAGCTCTCTGAAAAAGGCTCCGAGAAGCTCAG gctgTTAGAGATAGTAAGCTATAAAATCATCGGGGTTCACCAGGAGGACGAGCTGCTAGAATGTTTATCTCCGGCTGCCAGCCGCACCTTCAGAATAgag GAGATTCCTTTGGACCAGGTGGATTTGGACAAGGACAGTGAAATGCTAATCCCCGTCGCTCACTTCCACAAGGAAGTCTTCGGCACCTTCGGGATCCCCTTCCTGCTCAAGATCAGACAG GGCGAGTCATTTCGGGAGGTGATGAGGAGGATCCAGACCATGCTGGACATTCAGGAGAAAGAATTTGAGAAG TTCAAGTTTGCGATTGTGATGATGGGGCGGCATCAGTACATCACTGAAGACGAGTATGAGGTCAACCTGAAGGACTTTGAACCACAGCCAG GTAACATGTCCCACCCGCGCCCCTGGCTAGGGTTGGATCATTTCAACAAAGCTCCAAAGAGAGGTCGCTACACCTACCTGGAGAAAGCAATCAAGATCCACAACTAA
- the usp7 gene encoding ubiquitin carboxyl-terminal hydrolase 7 isoform X3 has protein sequence MNHHHHHTQQQQQQKAGEQQLSEPEDMEMEAGDTDDPPRIPANPVINGNVAMADGHNNTEEDMEDDTSWRSEATFRFVVERFSRLSESVLSPSCFVRNLPWKIMVMPRFYPDRPHQKSVGFFLQCNAESDSTSWSCHAQAMLKIINYKDDEKSFSRRISHLFFHKENDWGFSNFMSWSDVTDPERGFVDDDKVTFEVYVQADAPHGVAWDSKKHTGYVGLKNQGATCYMNSLLQTLFFTNQLRRAVYMMPTEGDDSSKSVPLALQRVFYELQHSDKPVGTKKLTKSFGWETLDSFMQHDVQELCRVLLDNVENKMKGTCVEGTIPKLFRGKMVSYIQCKHVDYRSERIEDYYDIQLSIKGKKNIFESFKDYVATEQLDGDNKYDAGEHGLQEAEKGVKFLTFPPILHLQLMRFMYDPQTDQNIKINDRFEFPDQLPLDEFLQKPDSKDPANYILHAVLVHSGDNHGGHYVVYLNPKGDGKVSVKEPIWCKFDDDVVSRCTKEEAIEHNYGGHDDDLSVRHCTNAYMLVYIREVLLPMTDVDIPQQLVERLQEEKRVEAQKRKERQEAHLYMQVQIVTEDQFCGHQGNDMYDEEKVKYTVFKVLKSSTLQEFVQTLSQTMGFPQDQMRLWPMQARSNGTKRPAMLDYEADCSKSMIDLSDNENPWTIFLETVDPEMAASGATLPKFDKDHDVMLFLKMYDPKTRSLNYCGHIYTPISCKIRDLLPVMCERAGFQQETSLILYEEVKPNLTERIQDYDVSLDKALDELMDGDIIVFQKDDPENDSSELPTAKEYFRDLYHRVDVIFCDKTIHNDPGFVVTLSNRMNYFQVAKTVAQRLNTDPMLLQFFKSQGYRDGPGNPLRHNYEGTLRDLLQFFKPRQPKKLYYQQLKMKITDFENRRSFKSIWLNSQFREEEITLYPDKHGCVRDLLEECKKAVELSEKGSEKLRLLEIVSYKIIGVHQEDELLECLSPAASRTFRIEEIPLDQVDLDKDSEMLIPVAHFHKEVFGTFGIPFLLKIRQGESFREVMRRIQTMLDIQEKEFEKFKFAIVMMGRHQYITEDEYEVNLKDFEPQPGNMSHPRPWLGLDHFNKAPKRGRYTYLEKAIKIHN, from the exons atgaaccaccaccatcaccacacgcagcagcagcagcagcagaaagccGGCGAGCAGCAGCTCAGCGAGCCAGAGGACATGGAGATGGAAG CTGGGGACACAGACGACCCTCCAAGAATCCCGGCCAACCCCGTGATCAATGGTAACGTGGCCATGGCAGATggacacaacaacacagaggaggacatggaggatg ACACCAGTTGGCGGTCAGAGGCGACTTTCCGCTTTGTGGTAGAACGCTTCAGCCGCCTGAGTGAGTCTGTGCTCAGCCCGTCCTGCTTTGTCCGGAACCTTCCGTGGAAGATAATGGTGATGCCGCGCTTCTACCCCGACCGGCCACACCAGAAGAGCGTCGGCTTCTTCCTGCAGTGTAACGCAGAATCAGACTCCAC GTCATGGTCGTGCCACGCACAGGCCATGCTGAAGATCATAAACTACAAAGACGATGAGAAGTCTTTCAGCCGCAGGATCAGTCACCTGTTCTTCCACAAAGAGAATGACTGGGGCTTCTCCAACTTCATGTCCTGGAGT GATGTGACTGATCCAGAGAGGGGCTTCGTTGATGACGACAAAGTCACATTTGAAGTCTATGTCCAGGCAGATGCCCCACATGGAGTGGC ATGGGACTCTAAGAAACACACAGGCTATGTTGGACTAAAGAACCAGGGAGCTACCTGCTACATGAACAGCCTGCTACAGACACTCTTCTTCACCAACCAGCTACGACGG GCGGTGTACATGATGCCCACAGAAGGCGACGACTCGTCCAAGAGCGTTCCCCTGGCACTGCAGAGGGTTTTCTACGAGCTGCAACACAGCGACAAACCCGTCGGCACCAAGAAACTCACCAAGTCCTTTGG ATGGGAAACACTAGATAGCTTCATGCAACATGATGTACAGGAGCTGTGCAGAGTG ctccTGGACAATGTGGAGAACAAAATGAAAGGCACCTGTGTTGAGGGAACAATCCCTAAGCTCTTCAGAGGAAAGATGGTG TCATATATCCAGTGCAAGCATGTGGACTACCGGTCAGAGCGGATAGAGGACTACTATGACATCCAGCTTAGCATAAAAGGAAAGAAGAACA TCTTCGAGTCATTCAAAGATTATGTTGCAACCGAACAGTTAGACGGCGACAACAAATACGACGCAGGAGAGCATGGCCTGCAG GAAGCAGAGAAGGGGGTGAAGTTCCTTACCTTCCCTCCGATCCTCCATCTGCAGCTGATGAGGTTCATGTACGACCCACAGACCGACCAAAACATCAAGATTAATGACAG GTTTGAGTTTCCGGATCAGTTACCCCTGGATGAGTTCCTTCAGAAGCCAGACTCCAAGGACCCAGCCAACTACATCCTGCACGCCGTGCTTGTGCACAGCGGGGACAACCATGGCGGTCACTACGTCGTCTATCTTAACCCAAAAGGAGACGGCAAAGTCAGTGTCAAGGAACCAATA TGGTGCAAGTTTGATGATGACGTGGTGTCGCGGTGCACCAAGGAGGAGGCCATAGAGCACAACTATGGCGGACATGATGATGACCTCTCAGTGCGCCACTGCACCAACGCATACATGTTGGTGTACATCC GCGAGGTGCTCCTGCCAATGACTGACGTGGACATCCCGCAGCAGCTGGTGGAGCGTCTGCAGGAGGAGAAAAGGGTGGAGGCACAGAAGAGGAAGGAGCGCCAAGAGGCTCACCTCTACATGCAGGTCCAG ATAGTAACAGAGGACCAGTTCTGTGGTCATCAGGGCAACGACATGTATGATGAGGAGAAGGTGAAGTACACAGTCTTCAAGGTCCTGAAGAGCTCTACGCTGCAAGAGTTTGTCCAGACCCTCTCCCAGACCatg GGATTCCCACAGGACCAGATGAGGCTGTGGCCCATGCAGGCCCGGAGCAATGGCACCAAGCGGCCCGCCATGCTCGACTACGAGGCCGACTGCAGCAAGTCG ATGATCGACTTGAGCGACAATGAGAACCCCTGGACAATATTCCTCGAGACGGTGGATCCAGAGATGGCGGCCAGCGGGGCCACATTACCCAAGTTCGACAAAGACC ATGATGTCATGTTGTTCTTGAAGATGTACGACCCCAAAACCAGAAGCTTAAATTATTGTGGACATATCTACACACCTATATCCTGCAAAATAA GAGACCTTCTACCAGTCATGTGTGAGAGAGCAGGGTTTCAGCAGGAAACTAGCCTTATCCTCTATGAG GAAGTAAAGCCCAATCTAACGGAGCGGATACAGGACTATGATGTCTCTCTGGACAAGGCCCTGGATGAGCTCATGGACGGGGACATCATTGTCTTCCAGAA GGACGACCCAGAGAACGACAGCAGCGAGCTGCCTACGGCCAAGGAGTATTTCCGGGATCTCTACCACCGGGTGGACGTCATTTTCTGTGACAAGACCATCCACAACGACCCTGGCTTCGTGGTCACACTCTCTAACCGCATGAACTATTTTCAG GTGGCCAAGACAGTAGCGCAGAGGTTGAACACAGATCCCATGCTGCTGCAGTTCTTCAAGTCACAGGG GTACAGGGACGGTCCAGGGAATCCTCTCAGACACAACTATGAGGGAACGCTGCGGGACCTGCTGCAATTCTTCAAGCCTCGGCAGCCCAAGAAACTCTACTATCAGCAG TTGAAGATGAAGATAACAGACTTTGAGAACAGGAGGAGTTTTAAATCCATATGGCTCAACAGCCAGTTCAGAGAGGag GAGATCACCCTCTACCCTGACAAGCACGGCTGTGTGCGGGACCTTTTGGAAGAATGTAAAAAGGCAGTGGAGCTCTCTGAAAAAGGCTCCGAGAAGCTCAG gctgTTAGAGATAGTAAGCTATAAAATCATCGGGGTTCACCAGGAGGACGAGCTGCTAGAATGTTTATCTCCGGCTGCCAGCCGCACCTTCAGAATAgag GAGATTCCTTTGGACCAGGTGGATTTGGACAAGGACAGTGAAATGCTAATCCCCGTCGCTCACTTCCACAAGGAAGTCTTCGGCACCTTCGGGATCCCCTTCCTGCTCAAGATCAGACAG GGCGAGTCATTTCGGGAGGTGATGAGGAGGATCCAGACCATGCTGGACATTCAGGAGAAAGAATTTGAGAAG TTCAAGTTTGCGATTGTGATGATGGGGCGGCATCAGTACATCACTGAAGACGAGTATGAGGTCAACCTGAAGGACTTTGAACCACAGCCAG GTAACATGTCCCACCCGCGCCCCTGGCTAGGGTTGGATCATTTCAACAAAGCTCCAAAGAGAGGTCGCTACACCTACCTGGAGAAAGCAATCAAGATCCACAACTAA
- the usp7 gene encoding ubiquitin carboxyl-terminal hydrolase 7 isoform X2: MNHHHHHTQQQQQQKAGEQQLSEPEDMEMEAGDTDDPPRIPANPVINGNVAMADGHNNTEEDMEDDTSWRSEATFRFVVERFSRLSESVLSPSCFVRNLPWKIMVMPRFYPDRPHQKSVGFFLQCNAESDSTSWSCHAQAMLKIINYKDDEKSFSRRISHLFFHKENDWGFSNFMSWSDVTDPERGFVDDDKVTFEVYVQADAPHGVAWDSKKHTGYVGLKNQGATCYMNSLLQTLFFTNQLRRAVYMMPTEGDDSSKSVPLALQRVFYELQHSDKPVGTKKLTKSFGWETLDSFMQHDVQELCRVLLDNVENKMKGTCVEGTIPKLFRGKMVSYIQCKHVDYRSERIEDYYDIQLSIKGKKNIFESFKDYVATEQLDGDNKYDAGEHGLQEAEKGVKFLTFPPILHLQLMRFMYDPQTDQNIKINDRFEFPDQLPLDEFLQKPDSKDPANYILHAVLVHSGDNHGGHYVVYLNPKGDGKVSVKEPIWCKFDDDVVSRCTKEEAIEHNYGGHDDDLSVRHCTNAYMLVYIRESKLSEVLLPMTDVDIPQQLVERLQEEKRVEAQKRKERQEAHLYMQVQIVTEDQFCGHQGNDMYDEEKVKYTVFKVLKSSTLQEFVQTLSQTMGFPQDQMRLWPMQARSNGTKRPAMLDYEADCSKSMIDLSDNENPWTIFLETVDPEMAASGATLPKFDKDHDVMLFLKMYDPKTRSLNYCGHIYTPISCKIRDLLPVMCERAGFQQETSLILYEEVKPNLTERIQDYDVSLDKALDELMDGDIIVFQKDDPENDSSELPTAKEYFRDLYHRVDVIFCDKTIHNDPGFVVTLSNRMNYFQVAKTVAQRLNTDPMLLQFFKSQGDGPGNPLRHNYEGTLRDLLQFFKPRQPKKLYYQQLKMKITDFENRRSFKSIWLNSQFREEEITLYPDKHGCVRDLLEECKKAVELSEKGSEKLRLLEIVSYKIIGVHQEDELLECLSPAASRTFRIEEIPLDQVDLDKDSEMLIPVAHFHKEVFGTFGIPFLLKIRQGESFREVMRRIQTMLDIQEKEFEKFKFAIVMMGRHQYITEDEYEVNLKDFEPQPGNMSHPRPWLGLDHFNKAPKRGRYTYLEKAIKIHN, translated from the exons atgaaccaccaccatcaccacacgcagcagcagcagcagcagaaagccGGCGAGCAGCAGCTCAGCGAGCCAGAGGACATGGAGATGGAAG CTGGGGACACAGACGACCCTCCAAGAATCCCGGCCAACCCCGTGATCAATGGTAACGTGGCCATGGCAGATggacacaacaacacagaggaggacatggaggatg ACACCAGTTGGCGGTCAGAGGCGACTTTCCGCTTTGTGGTAGAACGCTTCAGCCGCCTGAGTGAGTCTGTGCTCAGCCCGTCCTGCTTTGTCCGGAACCTTCCGTGGAAGATAATGGTGATGCCGCGCTTCTACCCCGACCGGCCACACCAGAAGAGCGTCGGCTTCTTCCTGCAGTGTAACGCAGAATCAGACTCCAC GTCATGGTCGTGCCACGCACAGGCCATGCTGAAGATCATAAACTACAAAGACGATGAGAAGTCTTTCAGCCGCAGGATCAGTCACCTGTTCTTCCACAAAGAGAATGACTGGGGCTTCTCCAACTTCATGTCCTGGAGT GATGTGACTGATCCAGAGAGGGGCTTCGTTGATGACGACAAAGTCACATTTGAAGTCTATGTCCAGGCAGATGCCCCACATGGAGTGGC ATGGGACTCTAAGAAACACACAGGCTATGTTGGACTAAAGAACCAGGGAGCTACCTGCTACATGAACAGCCTGCTACAGACACTCTTCTTCACCAACCAGCTACGACGG GCGGTGTACATGATGCCCACAGAAGGCGACGACTCGTCCAAGAGCGTTCCCCTGGCACTGCAGAGGGTTTTCTACGAGCTGCAACACAGCGACAAACCCGTCGGCACCAAGAAACTCACCAAGTCCTTTGG ATGGGAAACACTAGATAGCTTCATGCAACATGATGTACAGGAGCTGTGCAGAGTG ctccTGGACAATGTGGAGAACAAAATGAAAGGCACCTGTGTTGAGGGAACAATCCCTAAGCTCTTCAGAGGAAAGATGGTG TCATATATCCAGTGCAAGCATGTGGACTACCGGTCAGAGCGGATAGAGGACTACTATGACATCCAGCTTAGCATAAAAGGAAAGAAGAACA TCTTCGAGTCATTCAAAGATTATGTTGCAACCGAACAGTTAGACGGCGACAACAAATACGACGCAGGAGAGCATGGCCTGCAG GAAGCAGAGAAGGGGGTGAAGTTCCTTACCTTCCCTCCGATCCTCCATCTGCAGCTGATGAGGTTCATGTACGACCCACAGACCGACCAAAACATCAAGATTAATGACAG GTTTGAGTTTCCGGATCAGTTACCCCTGGATGAGTTCCTTCAGAAGCCAGACTCCAAGGACCCAGCCAACTACATCCTGCACGCCGTGCTTGTGCACAGCGGGGACAACCATGGCGGTCACTACGTCGTCTATCTTAACCCAAAAGGAGACGGCAAAGTCAGTGTCAAGGAACCAATA TGGTGCAAGTTTGATGATGACGTGGTGTCGCGGTGCACCAAGGAGGAGGCCATAGAGCACAACTATGGCGGACATGATGATGACCTCTCAGTGCGCCACTGCACCAACGCATACATGTTGGTGTACATCCGTGAGTCCAAGCTCA GCGAGGTGCTCCTGCCAATGACTGACGTGGACATCCCGCAGCAGCTGGTGGAGCGTCTGCAGGAGGAGAAAAGGGTGGAGGCACAGAAGAGGAAGGAGCGCCAAGAGGCTCACCTCTACATGCAGGTCCAG ATAGTAACAGAGGACCAGTTCTGTGGTCATCAGGGCAACGACATGTATGATGAGGAGAAGGTGAAGTACACAGTCTTCAAGGTCCTGAAGAGCTCTACGCTGCAAGAGTTTGTCCAGACCCTCTCCCAGACCatg GGATTCCCACAGGACCAGATGAGGCTGTGGCCCATGCAGGCCCGGAGCAATGGCACCAAGCGGCCCGCCATGCTCGACTACGAGGCCGACTGCAGCAAGTCG ATGATCGACTTGAGCGACAATGAGAACCCCTGGACAATATTCCTCGAGACGGTGGATCCAGAGATGGCGGCCAGCGGGGCCACATTACCCAAGTTCGACAAAGACC ATGATGTCATGTTGTTCTTGAAGATGTACGACCCCAAAACCAGAAGCTTAAATTATTGTGGACATATCTACACACCTATATCCTGCAAAATAA GAGACCTTCTACCAGTCATGTGTGAGAGAGCAGGGTTTCAGCAGGAAACTAGCCTTATCCTCTATGAG GAAGTAAAGCCCAATCTAACGGAGCGGATACAGGACTATGATGTCTCTCTGGACAAGGCCCTGGATGAGCTCATGGACGGGGACATCATTGTCTTCCAGAA GGACGACCCAGAGAACGACAGCAGCGAGCTGCCTACGGCCAAGGAGTATTTCCGGGATCTCTACCACCGGGTGGACGTCATTTTCTGTGACAAGACCATCCACAACGACCCTGGCTTCGTGGTCACACTCTCTAACCGCATGAACTATTTTCAG GTGGCCAAGACAGTAGCGCAGAGGTTGAACACAGATCCCATGCTGCTGCAGTTCTTCAAGTCACAGGG GGACGGTCCAGGGAATCCTCTCAGACACAACTATGAGGGAACGCTGCGGGACCTGCTGCAATTCTTCAAGCCTCGGCAGCCCAAGAAACTCTACTATCAGCAG TTGAAGATGAAGATAACAGACTTTGAGAACAGGAGGAGTTTTAAATCCATATGGCTCAACAGCCAGTTCAGAGAGGag GAGATCACCCTCTACCCTGACAAGCACGGCTGTGTGCGGGACCTTTTGGAAGAATGTAAAAAGGCAGTGGAGCTCTCTGAAAAAGGCTCCGAGAAGCTCAG gctgTTAGAGATAGTAAGCTATAAAATCATCGGGGTTCACCAGGAGGACGAGCTGCTAGAATGTTTATCTCCGGCTGCCAGCCGCACCTTCAGAATAgag GAGATTCCTTTGGACCAGGTGGATTTGGACAAGGACAGTGAAATGCTAATCCCCGTCGCTCACTTCCACAAGGAAGTCTTCGGCACCTTCGGGATCCCCTTCCTGCTCAAGATCAGACAG GGCGAGTCATTTCGGGAGGTGATGAGGAGGATCCAGACCATGCTGGACATTCAGGAGAAAGAATTTGAGAAG TTCAAGTTTGCGATTGTGATGATGGGGCGGCATCAGTACATCACTGAAGACGAGTATGAGGTCAACCTGAAGGACTTTGAACCACAGCCAG GTAACATGTCCCACCCGCGCCCCTGGCTAGGGTTGGATCATTTCAACAAAGCTCCAAAGAGAGGTCGCTACACCTACCTGGAGAAAGCAATCAAGATCCACAACTAA